In the genome of Phycisphaerales bacterium, one region contains:
- a CDS encoding leucyl aminopeptidase family protein — translation MPSPGTDFIFQSGGKGAPRGEVLVVPLLVQPQPPMQMVTALDRYCGGAVAELIAVHALHDEVGHVAHATTGAALRRVLLVSLGDVANLSAAEVRRAAASAARWLMAEGIRTASLWVDALSTAGSEPYAGEWAQGMVLAGFRFNLYQESDGKTPDTITLEVRSGEAGHAARVLPEMKAGVTLAQAVNYARRLAHEPANVLNPETLAAEARKLAKHPRIRCTVFHRDQLKRMGMGGLLAVGAGAQPPPCLIQLEYRGAANIRARTVLVGKAITFDTGGYSIKPAQGLEGLKFDKCGGTTVLGILKAAADLGLKCQLVGLIAAAENAISDRAYRPGDILRMMSGKTVEVISTDAEGRLVLADALTYAQEKLRPTVLIDLATLTGGVGIALGKAAAGLMSNDDELAADLGEAGRRTHERLWRLPLWNDYRELIKSSEADIKNSAGKRDAHAIVGGMFLKEFVRPSVPWAHLDIAAVSTEENGRGKVATGFGVRLLIEYLRRRSV, via the coding sequence ATGCCGTCACCCGGAACGGATTTCATCTTCCAGAGCGGGGGCAAAGGGGCGCCCAGGGGCGAGGTGCTCGTCGTGCCGTTGCTGGTGCAACCGCAGCCGCCGATGCAGATGGTCACGGCGCTGGACCGCTATTGCGGTGGAGCGGTGGCGGAGCTCATTGCGGTGCATGCGTTGCATGACGAAGTGGGCCACGTCGCGCACGCGACTACCGGAGCCGCGCTGCGGCGCGTACTGCTCGTCAGTCTCGGGGACGTTGCCAACCTCTCGGCCGCCGAGGTGCGCCGGGCCGCGGCCAGTGCAGCACGCTGGCTGATGGCCGAAGGCATCCGCACGGCGTCACTCTGGGTGGATGCGCTGTCGACCGCGGGATCGGAGCCGTACGCCGGTGAATGGGCGCAGGGCATGGTGCTGGCGGGCTTCCGCTTCAACTTGTACCAGGAGAGTGATGGAAAAACTCCGGACACGATCACGCTCGAAGTGCGCTCGGGCGAGGCGGGGCATGCGGCCCGAGTACTGCCGGAGATGAAGGCGGGCGTGACGCTCGCGCAAGCCGTGAACTATGCGCGGCGGCTCGCCCACGAGCCGGCCAACGTGCTGAACCCGGAGACACTTGCGGCCGAGGCCCGGAAGTTGGCTAAGCACCCGCGGATTCGTTGTACGGTTTTCCATCGCGACCAGCTCAAGCGCATGGGGATGGGGGGCCTGCTGGCCGTGGGTGCGGGGGCGCAGCCACCTCCATGCCTGATCCAGCTCGAGTATCGTGGCGCAGCGAATATCCGGGCGCGGACCGTCCTGGTGGGTAAGGCCATTACCTTTGATACCGGCGGCTACTCGATCAAGCCGGCGCAGGGACTCGAAGGGCTGAAGTTCGACAAGTGCGGCGGCACGACTGTGCTGGGCATCCTCAAGGCCGCCGCGGACCTTGGACTGAAGTGCCAGCTCGTTGGGCTCATCGCCGCGGCTGAGAATGCCATCTCCGACCGGGCCTATCGGCCGGGTGACATCCTGCGCATGATGAGTGGCAAGACCGTGGAAGTCATCAGCACCGATGCCGAGGGACGCCTGGTGCTCGCGGATGCGCTGACGTATGCGCAGGAGAAACTACGACCGACCGTGCTGATTGATCTGGCAACGCTGACGGGCGGTGTCGGCATTGCGCTGGGCAAGGCGGCGGCCGGCCTCATGAGCAACGACGATGAGCTCGCCGCCGATCTCGGCGAGGCCGGGCGCCGCACGCACGAGCGTCTCTGGCGCCTACCGCTGTGGAACGATTACCGCGAACTGATCAAGAGCAGCGAGGCGGACATCAAGAATTCCGCCGGCAAGCGTGATGCGCATGCCATCGTAGGCGGCATGTTTCTGAAGGAATTCGTGCGGCCGAGCGTCCCGTGGGCCCACCTCGATATCGCCGCGGTCTCGACGGAGGAGAACGGCCGCGGAAAGGTGGCAACGGGCTTCGGTGTGCGCCTGCTGATCGAGTACCTGCGGCGCCGCAGCGTCTAG
- a CDS encoding sodium:proton antiporter, with protein MLALLAEAVYVPSLVWVWPFAALLLAIALFPLLKPTHHWWEHNRSKLLVSLLLAAVTLVYYGLREQGVVPHGSHDDGSAAAHSAPHDTPGGDPPHPPLTMPDDTEGQVAGGPAGEHAEASHPELPASPHHAAARTARGLPTVVEVLRAAVLAEYVPFLTLLFSLYVITGGIVVRGDVRATPLANTAILATGGLLASFIGTTGAAMVLIRFLLKTNSERVRKVHTVVFFIFIAANVGGTLLPIGDPPLFLGYLRGVDFLWTLRLWKPWLFMLIALLVIYFLWDTWAYKHESEASLRRDAYQYQPLSVAGLINIVFLLGVVLAVALLDPSKDIPGTEMLLGRPLRAFPYLREMVQLAMVGLSLLLTAKALRIENQFNYVAIGEVACLFIGIFITMQVPIEILNAQGAALGLTQPWQFFWATGVLSSFLDNAPTYVVYFETAVALPLEQTLAGLPGDAIVHLPGNRNLPELLLQAISLGAVFMGANTYIGNGPNFMVKAIAEQAGVKMPSFFGYMLFSGLTLIPLFILLTVLFFL; from the coding sequence ATGCTCGCGCTGCTGGCTGAGGCGGTCTACGTGCCGTCTCTTGTCTGGGTGTGGCCGTTCGCTGCGTTGCTGCTTGCAATCGCCCTCTTTCCATTGCTGAAGCCGACGCATCACTGGTGGGAACACAACCGCAGCAAGCTGCTGGTTTCGCTGTTGCTCGCCGCCGTGACGCTGGTGTATTACGGCCTGCGTGAGCAGGGCGTGGTTCCCCATGGGAGCCACGATGACGGCAGCGCTGCTGCCCACAGCGCACCCCACGACACTCCTGGAGGGGATCCGCCGCATCCGCCGCTGACCATGCCGGACGACACGGAAGGTCAGGTTGCGGGGGGCCCGGCTGGGGAGCATGCAGAGGCCTCACACCCGGAGTTGCCGGCGTCCCCGCACCACGCAGCGGCGCGTACGGCGCGGGGTCTGCCCACTGTGGTGGAGGTGCTGCGCGCTGCGGTGCTCGCCGAGTACGTACCTTTTCTCACGCTGCTTTTCAGTCTGTACGTGATCACTGGGGGCATCGTCGTGCGGGGTGACGTGCGCGCGACGCCACTGGCGAACACCGCAATTCTCGCAACGGGTGGCCTGCTCGCGAGTTTCATCGGCACGACGGGCGCCGCGATGGTGCTGATCCGCTTCCTGCTCAAGACCAATTCGGAGCGAGTACGGAAGGTGCATACGGTCGTCTTCTTCATCTTTATCGCCGCGAACGTGGGGGGGACGCTGTTGCCGATCGGCGATCCGCCGCTGTTTCTCGGCTACCTGCGCGGCGTCGACTTCCTCTGGACGCTGCGTCTCTGGAAGCCCTGGCTGTTCATGCTGATCGCGCTGCTGGTGATCTACTTCCTGTGGGACACCTGGGCCTACAAGCATGAATCGGAGGCCTCGCTGCGCCGTGATGCGTACCAGTACCAGCCGCTCAGCGTGGCCGGACTGATCAACATCGTATTCCTGCTCGGCGTCGTGCTGGCGGTGGCGCTGCTCGATCCGTCGAAGGATATTCCGGGCACGGAAATGCTGTTGGGTCGGCCGCTGCGGGCGTTTCCGTACCTGCGGGAAATGGTGCAACTGGCGATGGTGGGTCTCTCGCTGCTTCTGACCGCGAAGGCCCTGCGGATCGAGAACCAGTTCAACTATGTGGCCATCGGCGAGGTGGCCTGCCTGTTCATCGGGATCTTCATTACGATGCAGGTGCCGATCGAGATTCTGAATGCGCAGGGCGCCGCCCTGGGACTCACGCAACCGTGGCAGTTCTTCTGGGCCACCGGTGTGCTGAGCAGCTTCCTCGACAATGCCCCCACCTACGTCGTCTACTTTGAGACGGCTGTGGCCCTCCCGTTGGAACAGACGCTGGCCGGCCTGCCGGGTGACGCCATCGTGCATTTGCCCGGTAATCGCAACCTGCCGGAGCTGCTGTTGCAAGCCATCAGTCTCGGGGCGGTGTTCATGGGCGCCAACACGTACATCGGTAACGGTCCGAACTTCATGGTGAAGGCGATTGCGGAGCAGGCCGGCGTGAAGATGCCCAGCTTCTTCGGGTACATGCTCTTTTCGGGGCTGACCCTCATCCCCCTGTTCATTCTCCTCACGGTGCTCTTCTTCCTCTAA
- a CDS encoding calcium/sodium antiporter — translation MDTLLIAGGLALLAVSGEALVRGAARLAAAFGVPTLVIGLTVVAFGTSAPEAAVTIYAGLTQAADIAVGNVVGSNIANLLLILGVAAALQPIPISRSIIRWDGPVMLVSCLALGVVMVLAEEVTRSIGMVFVLALIVYTVLAYRLGGEHEVPPLNPHAHWLRSRSFNVVLVVLGIIGLVVGARLLVTGGTGFARLLGVSEHIIGLTIVAVGTSLPELATTIVAARRQQPDIALGNIVGSNIFNVLFVTGLTAVISPLPITRAIAHFDGAVMMGACVIFCLVGWTNARTITRRQGWLLLGLYAGYLLWTGAHAMPPHR, via the coding sequence TTGGATACTCTGCTCATAGCAGGCGGCCTGGCGCTGCTGGCAGTGAGCGGTGAAGCGCTGGTACGCGGCGCGGCGCGCCTCGCGGCCGCTTTCGGCGTGCCGACCCTCGTGATCGGGCTGACGGTCGTGGCCTTCGGCACGTCCGCCCCCGAGGCCGCCGTAACCATCTACGCCGGATTGACTCAGGCCGCAGACATTGCCGTCGGAAACGTGGTCGGCAGCAATATCGCGAACCTGCTGCTGATTCTCGGCGTTGCCGCCGCCCTGCAGCCCATTCCGATTTCCCGCAGCATCATCCGTTGGGACGGTCCGGTGATGCTCGTCAGTTGCCTTGCCCTCGGCGTGGTGATGGTCCTGGCCGAGGAGGTGACCCGGTCGATCGGCATGGTCTTCGTACTCGCCCTGATCGTGTATACCGTGCTGGCCTACCGTCTCGGCGGTGAACATGAAGTTCCGCCGCTGAACCCGCACGCGCATTGGTTGCGCTCGCGCTCCTTCAACGTCGTTCTGGTCGTGCTCGGAATCATCGGCCTGGTGGTCGGGGCCCGGTTGCTGGTGACCGGCGGTACGGGATTCGCTCGGCTGCTGGGCGTGAGCGAGCACATCATCGGGCTCACGATTGTGGCCGTCGGCACAAGTCTGCCGGAATTGGCGACCACGATTGTGGCCGCGCGGCGGCAGCAGCCCGACATCGCCCTCGGCAACATCGTCGGCAGCAACATCTTCAACGTGCTGTTTGTCACCGGACTGACCGCCGTGATCTCGCCCTTGCCGATTACGCGGGCCATTGCGCACTTTGACGGGGCGGTCATGATGGGGGCGTGTGTGATCTTCTGCCTGGTCGGATGGACCAATGCCCGCACGATCACCCGTCGACAGGGTTGGTTGCTGCTCGGACTGTACGCGGGCTACCTGCTCTGGACGGGGGCCCATGCCATGCCGCCGCACAGGTAA
- a CDS encoding GreA/GreB family elongation factor: MGATELLELARSGDFGKFETRCLELLETGQLELPQLVVPFEHWERRGEAQRLPTLAQMAVETAGADSHPKAALALMKVALVASPKNDALRAQAVELYRAVYGAQPGFELVLEASGLTGGRPVRMALKLLDICLTLKVGDTLISRMDDRVVEVTEIDRDNGLFTLRRDGRTTTLPAPEVVREYDRIAADDFRVVRQLHPDQLLQQIQNDPVAVVIGLIHAHGEMIDSDQLKADLVPRYIDPKAWSKWWTRARDHLKRSPHVIMEGRSPVLLSYSAAGRTLEQEVWEALEGQNEPVDWMTTIEGYLRETTARKEQPDAGLLQRFVAHVEKYFTAVVERRPAEALTCALLLERLAEKGVPSAGTDEPRSVTVLRNAADPGLLLRGVPHEGLRELGLQSLQTTRPADWHEIAIAWLSTAPAGLLDKLAAGIVEAGHVPAVQRFVDAGLSDPPHHPELIYWLWKGPKVADALRLPSDDELFRLILDTLSGLGRTVTAAPEVVREFRQRAKAALALRSYARVAASVQRMSPEAAITVRRQLDRLEGLGENTPAKLLDLLRDVHPHLWAVKARRVEMWQDPDTIWTTSQGLQMRLAERDEVLNVKMPENARRIGEAAQLGDLSENSEYKFAIEERDLLRARLAQLNDDVTRARTLEPDAVPEDSVGIGSRVTLRDTSTGAERRMTFYGPFDTDVDRGIFSYQAPVSQRIMGTRVGDRVRFPLDGKEVEFEIVQIVNALRERRDAGMSSLAERR, translated from the coding sequence ATGGGTGCGACCGAACTGCTGGAGCTGGCGCGCAGCGGAGATTTTGGCAAGTTTGAGACCCGCTGTCTGGAATTGCTTGAGACCGGCCAGCTCGAACTACCCCAACTGGTCGTACCCTTCGAACACTGGGAGCGGCGGGGCGAAGCCCAGCGGCTGCCCACTCTTGCCCAGATGGCCGTTGAGACCGCGGGTGCCGACAGCCACCCGAAGGCCGCACTCGCGCTCATGAAGGTGGCGCTGGTGGCGTCACCCAAAAATGATGCGCTGCGGGCCCAGGCCGTTGAGCTGTACCGCGCCGTGTATGGTGCTCAGCCCGGTTTCGAACTGGTGCTGGAGGCCTCCGGCCTGACCGGTGGTCGGCCGGTCCGCATGGCGCTGAAACTGCTGGATATCTGCCTTACGCTGAAGGTGGGGGATACGCTGATCAGCCGGATGGACGATCGCGTGGTCGAGGTGACGGAGATCGATCGCGACAATGGGTTGTTCACGCTGCGTCGCGACGGGCGGACGACGACACTACCCGCGCCGGAAGTGGTTCGCGAGTACGATCGCATCGCCGCGGATGACTTCCGGGTCGTGCGGCAGTTGCATCCCGACCAGTTGCTTCAGCAGATTCAGAATGATCCGGTCGCCGTTGTGATCGGCCTGATTCACGCCCATGGCGAGATGATCGATTCGGATCAGTTGAAGGCCGACCTTGTGCCGCGGTACATCGACCCAAAGGCTTGGTCGAAGTGGTGGACCCGGGCGCGCGACCACCTCAAGCGCTCCCCGCATGTCATCATGGAAGGCCGTTCGCCGGTGCTGCTGTCGTATTCGGCGGCCGGGCGCACGCTCGAACAGGAGGTCTGGGAGGCGCTTGAGGGGCAGAATGAACCCGTCGACTGGATGACGACGATTGAGGGGTACCTGCGCGAGACCACGGCCCGCAAGGAACAGCCGGATGCCGGCCTGCTGCAGCGGTTTGTCGCGCACGTGGAGAAATACTTCACCGCGGTGGTGGAGCGTCGGCCGGCGGAGGCGCTGACGTGCGCGCTGCTGCTTGAACGGCTGGCGGAGAAAGGCGTGCCTTCGGCCGGCACGGATGAACCGCGTTCGGTCACGGTGCTTCGTAACGCCGCTGATCCCGGATTGTTGCTGCGCGGAGTGCCGCACGAAGGGTTGCGCGAGTTGGGGTTGCAGTCCCTGCAAACGACCCGTCCTGCGGACTGGCACGAGATCGCGATAGCGTGGCTGTCGACGGCACCGGCAGGTCTGCTCGACAAGCTCGCGGCGGGCATCGTTGAGGCCGGGCATGTGCCGGCGGTTCAGCGCTTCGTCGATGCGGGGCTGAGCGATCCGCCGCACCACCCCGAACTGATCTACTGGCTGTGGAAAGGCCCCAAGGTGGCGGATGCCCTGCGATTGCCGAGCGACGACGAGCTCTTCCGCCTGATTCTCGATACCCTGAGCGGCTTGGGCCGGACCGTGACGGCCGCGCCGGAGGTCGTACGTGAGTTCCGCCAACGGGCCAAGGCCGCCCTGGCGCTGCGCAGCTACGCGCGCGTCGCGGCGAGCGTGCAGCGTATGAGCCCGGAAGCAGCCATCACGGTTCGGCGGCAGCTCGACCGGCTGGAGGGCCTGGGGGAGAACACGCCGGCCAAGCTCCTCGACCTGCTGCGGGATGTGCACCCGCACCTGTGGGCGGTGAAGGCCCGCCGGGTCGAGATGTGGCAGGATCCCGATACGATCTGGACAACTTCCCAGGGGCTCCAAATGCGCCTGGCCGAGCGGGACGAGGTCCTGAACGTGAAGATGCCGGAGAACGCGCGGCGCATCGGAGAAGCGGCCCAACTCGGCGATTTGAGCGAGAACTCGGAATACAAGTTTGCGATCGAGGAGCGTGACCTGCTGCGCGCCCGGCTAGCACAGCTCAATGATGACGTGACGCGGGCCCGCACGCTGGAGCCCGATGCGGTTCCCGAAGACAGCGTCGGCATCGGCTCGCGCGTGACGTTGCGTGATACGTCCACGGGCGCCGAGCGCCGGATGACCTTCTACGGGCCCTTCGATACTGACGTCGATCGCGGCATTTTCAGCTACCAGGCCCCGGTATCCCAGCGGATCATGGGGACACGTGTCGGCGATCGGGTGCGCTTCCCGTTGGACGGCAAAGAGGTGGAGTTCGAGATCGTGCAGATCGTCAATGCGCTGCGGGAGCGGCGCGACGCTGGCATGAGCAGTCTCGCCGAACGCCGCTGA
- a CDS encoding VWA domain-containing protein — translation MLAWYHFETPSYLALLALLPLIVALSVRSLAGLGPVRRWFAITARCLVLLTMILALAGVQRTQRLDNLTVVFLIDRSRSVPDDWQRRALDFLRAAGEWRPIDDRVGVIAFDGTADVEQTPMRTVALQALSPPVAPDQSNLAGAVRMALALLPSDTAGRIILITDGNENAGDILSEAQRLAAAGVPIDVVPILYEHTNEIVFESLKAPPLAATDEAVNLQIVVQSQRPTTGRILLRHNGRVLDLNPGDPTDAGYRVQLDAGRNRFVLKQELVEAGANRFEAEFVPDNPADDTIIANNTGQAFTLVSGQGRILILAPAAEVNVAGSSARILQQALMRERVVAEVEAAGERVLDQVELLEYSAVVLANVPANDLRESERQVLATYVRELGGGLIMLGGAGSFGAGGWMGSPVEEVMPLSFDIKHKRQFIKGALVLVMHACEIERGNYIGERCAIEAVKTLSSRDLIGITAWRWFDDTRHHWVVPLQEVGDRSAIIHAIRTMSMGDAPDLDPMMRPGVEAMIARQDVGPKHMIVISDFDPAPPRDDLLDLMAKHGITCSTIPIGYGGHFVDEAKAREIAQRTGGRCYPTRDFDKLPQIFVKESREIRRDLIQEVRFTPRLVGPTSPLTPGLTGTGLPDLKGFVLTTAKPLAEIPIVRPGDDGDDPVLAHWQVGLGKTVAFTSGEWPSWGSDWAGWDMFSKFWAQTVRWVSRQSDAAAFDVTTTVYGGTARIRIDALDQNADVINFMEVAGVVVNPSQAATPLRLTQTGPGRYEAEFDARERGNFIVNLSYLMGQGESAVSGSLRTGVSVAYSPEYSQLQANRPLLEELAQRTRGRVLDIQQGATAFDRTNLPRAEARLAMWETLLRWMLLLFLIDVAIRRIAINPAEVARRLRRFIAEMAGRERPTAQSETVLSTLKGTRERVRDERAAHAVPLEAGTPPDRSARYMPPASDHQATEDLSRALGGATEQDAPVVARPTGKKPAQSEGDYTSRLLKAKKRVREDLEQRSDENAP, via the coding sequence ATGCTGGCGTGGTATCACTTTGAAACGCCCAGCTATCTCGCGCTGCTGGCGCTGCTGCCGCTGATCGTGGCCTTGTCCGTGCGTTCGCTCGCTGGATTGGGGCCGGTGCGGCGCTGGTTTGCCATCACGGCCCGGTGCCTCGTACTGCTTACGATGATCCTCGCCTTGGCAGGCGTGCAGCGCACGCAGCGGCTCGACAACCTCACGGTGGTTTTCCTGATTGATCGTTCACGCAGTGTGCCGGATGACTGGCAGCGCCGCGCGTTGGACTTTCTGCGGGCGGCGGGGGAATGGCGCCCGATCGACGATCGCGTCGGGGTGATTGCATTCGACGGCACGGCCGATGTGGAGCAGACGCCGATGCGGACCGTAGCGTTGCAGGCGCTCAGTCCGCCGGTCGCGCCGGATCAGAGCAACCTGGCCGGTGCGGTCCGCATGGCCCTCGCCTTGCTGCCATCGGACACCGCGGGCCGCATCATCCTCATCACCGATGGTAACGAGAACGCCGGGGACATCCTCTCGGAAGCCCAACGTCTGGCGGCCGCCGGTGTGCCGATCGATGTTGTACCGATTCTTTACGAGCACACCAACGAGATCGTCTTCGAGAGTCTCAAGGCGCCGCCTCTCGCAGCGACGGACGAAGCGGTCAACCTGCAGATCGTGGTGCAGTCGCAGCGACCGACCACTGGCCGAATTCTCCTGCGGCACAACGGGCGCGTGCTCGACCTCAACCCCGGCGACCCGACGGACGCCGGGTACCGCGTACAGCTCGATGCCGGCCGCAACCGGTTCGTGCTCAAGCAGGAACTGGTCGAGGCGGGTGCGAATCGCTTCGAGGCGGAGTTCGTCCCGGATAACCCGGCCGACGATACGATCATCGCCAACAACACGGGACAGGCCTTTACCCTTGTCTCCGGGCAGGGTCGCATCCTGATTCTGGCGCCTGCCGCCGAAGTGAATGTGGCGGGCTCATCGGCCCGCATTCTGCAACAGGCGCTGATGCGGGAACGCGTGGTTGCCGAGGTCGAGGCCGCCGGCGAACGCGTCCTCGACCAGGTGGAATTGCTCGAGTACTCGGCGGTGGTACTGGCCAACGTGCCGGCCAACGATCTGCGGGAGAGTGAGCGGCAGGTGCTCGCGACATACGTCCGCGAGCTGGGCGGCGGGCTCATCATGCTCGGTGGAGCCGGGTCCTTCGGCGCCGGTGGCTGGATGGGTTCGCCGGTGGAAGAGGTGATGCCGCTCAGTTTTGACATCAAGCACAAGCGCCAGTTCATCAAGGGCGCGCTCGTGCTGGTGATGCATGCCTGTGAGATCGAGCGTGGCAACTACATTGGCGAGCGCTGTGCAATCGAGGCCGTCAAGACCCTCAGTAGCCGCGACCTGATCGGCATCACGGCCTGGCGCTGGTTCGACGACACGCGGCATCACTGGGTGGTGCCCTTGCAGGAAGTGGGCGATCGCAGTGCGATCATCCACGCCATCCGCACCATGAGCATGGGGGATGCACCGGATCTCGATCCGATGATGCGGCCGGGTGTCGAGGCCATGATCGCGCGCCAGGATGTCGGGCCGAAGCACATGATCGTGATTTCGGACTTCGACCCGGCCCCACCGCGCGATGACCTGTTGGACCTGATGGCGAAGCACGGCATTACGTGCTCAACGATTCCCATCGGCTACGGCGGGCATTTCGTCGATGAAGCCAAGGCCCGCGAAATTGCGCAGCGCACCGGCGGACGCTGCTACCCGACGCGGGACTTCGACAAGCTGCCGCAGATCTTCGTGAAGGAATCGCGGGAGATTCGCCGCGATCTGATCCAGGAGGTCCGCTTCACGCCGCGACTGGTGGGACCCACCTCGCCGCTCACGCCCGGGCTGACCGGCACAGGGCTGCCCGACCTCAAAGGTTTCGTGCTGACGACGGCCAAGCCGCTCGCCGAGATACCGATTGTTCGCCCGGGCGATGATGGTGACGACCCGGTTCTGGCGCACTGGCAGGTCGGACTCGGCAAAACGGTGGCCTTCACCAGCGGCGAGTGGCCAAGTTGGGGCTCCGACTGGGCTGGTTGGGACATGTTCAGTAAGTTCTGGGCTCAGACGGTACGGTGGGTTTCGCGCCAATCCGACGCGGCCGCTTTCGACGTGACGACGACCGTTTACGGGGGCACCGCACGAATCCGCATCGACGCGCTTGACCAGAACGCGGATGTCATCAACTTTATGGAGGTCGCCGGAGTCGTCGTGAACCCAAGTCAGGCGGCCACACCGCTGCGCCTGACCCAAACGGGTCCGGGACGCTACGAGGCCGAGTTCGACGCCCGCGAGCGTGGTAATTTCATCGTGAACTTGTCCTACCTCATGGGGCAGGGCGAGAGTGCGGTCAGCGGCTCTCTGCGTACGGGCGTTTCGGTGGCCTACTCGCCTGAGTACAGCCAGTTGCAGGCAAATCGCCCCCTGCTCGAGGAGTTGGCACAGCGTACGCGCGGGCGGGTGCTTGACATCCAGCAGGGCGCGACGGCCTTCGACCGAACCAACCTGCCCCGGGCCGAGGCGCGCCTCGCCATGTGGGAGACGCTTTTGCGGTGGATGCTGCTGCTGTTTCTGATCGATGTGGCCATTCGTCGAATTGCAATCAATCCTGCGGAGGTAGCGCGGCGTTTACGTCGCTTCATCGCGGAAATGGCTGGGCGCGAGCGGCCTACCGCCCAGAGTGAGACAGTCTTGAGCACACTCAAGGGAACGCGGGAGCGCGTACGGGACGAGCGCGCGGCCCACGCTGTGCCGCTCGAAGCTGGGACGCCCCCCGACCGCTCGGCCCGGTATATGCCACCCGCCTCGGACCACCAGGCCACGGAGGATCTGAGTCGAGCGCTGGGGGGGGCAACCGAGCAGGATGCGCCGGTAGTAGCGCGTCCCACCGGAAAAAAACCGGCTCAGAGCGAGGGGGACTATACGTCGCGGCTGCTGAAAGCGAAGAAACGGGTCCGGGAGGACTTGGAGCAGAGAAGCGATGAAAACGCCCCTTGA
- a CDS encoding thioredoxin family protein, with the protein MAVLLLSGLFCIGLAGCTAGPKWDPRPYQEAHYRARERSAITLVYFRSWYSVACTRFEERVLADAEVRAEADRLVCVQLDYDAYLPFAEQWGVDLVPAIVLIGPSGELLARLEPPISPEALLDAIHRVRDKVYGTESSPSGLKLPLPRLPGT; encoded by the coding sequence ATGGCAGTCTTGCTGCTGTCCGGCCTGTTCTGTATCGGCCTTGCTGGCTGCACGGCGGGCCCGAAGTGGGACCCTCGGCCGTACCAGGAAGCACACTATCGCGCCCGTGAGCGAAGTGCGATCACGCTGGTGTATTTCCGAAGCTGGTACTCGGTGGCATGCACGCGGTTTGAGGAGCGAGTGCTGGCGGATGCGGAAGTACGCGCCGAAGCCGACCGTCTGGTGTGTGTCCAACTTGACTACGATGCCTACCTGCCATTTGCGGAGCAGTGGGGTGTCGACCTGGTTCCGGCGATCGTGCTGATCGGGCCGAGCGGCGAACTGCTCGCACGGTTGGAACCTCCGATCAGCCCGGAGGCGCTGCTTGACGCGATCCATCGCGTGCGGGACAAGGTGTACGGCACGGAGAGCAGCCCGTCCGGGTTGAAGCTGCCGCTGCCGCGTCTGCCTGGCACATAA
- a CDS encoding redoxin domain-containing protein: MQIERKLLALLTFGLLAGGVVFAQEGAKKDDGKKDEAPKTAKVGEAAPDFTLKGCCGTEWKLSDHQDKVVVLEWTNQECPWVIRSIPHVKELVKKYADKDVIWMPIESTRTRKAEENVKYIKDKELPFKTILMDNDGAVGRRYDAKVTPHVFVIAKGKLVYAGALHNDQHGNKEASEVRNYVDDAIQAALDGKEVPVAETRPWGCTVKY; this comes from the coding sequence ATGCAAATCGAGCGTAAGCTATTGGCGCTGCTGACCTTTGGGTTGCTGGCGGGTGGGGTCGTGTTCGCGCAGGAAGGCGCGAAGAAGGACGATGGGAAGAAAGATGAGGCGCCGAAGACCGCGAAGGTGGGCGAAGCTGCGCCGGACTTCACGCTAAAGGGTTGCTGTGGCACGGAATGGAAGCTTTCCGACCATCAGGACAAGGTGGTCGTGCTCGAGTGGACCAACCAGGAGTGCCCGTGGGTGATCCGGTCGATTCCGCACGTGAAGGAGCTGGTGAAGAAATACGCCGACAAGGACGTGATCTGGATGCCGATCGAGAGCACGCGTACTCGGAAGGCCGAAGAGAATGTGAAGTACATCAAGGACAAGGAACTGCCCTTCAAGACGATCCTGATGGACAATGATGGCGCGGTCGGCCGCCGCTATGACGCCAAGGTCACGCCGCATGTGTTCGTGATCGCCAAGGGCAAGCTCGTGTACGCCGGCGCGCTGCACAACGACCAGCACGGAAACAAGGAAGCTTCCGAAGTCCGGAACTACGTGGATGACGCGATTCAGGCCGCGCTCGACGGCAAGGAAGTACCCGTGGCCGAGACGCGCCCCTGGGGTTGCACGGTCAAGTACTAG